A genomic window from Quercus lobata isolate SW786 chromosome 10, ValleyOak3.0 Primary Assembly, whole genome shotgun sequence includes:
- the LOC115963532 gene encoding inositol 1,3,4-trisphosphate 5/6-kinase 4-like isoform X2 has product MGVVGGVILDKSVVLASNSSQHENPSLQPGADSLLRMLRHSKIPTGISYDVGLSDDKVSLLKRLATLYSFDCFILNASSIDDAKNEIMLAWGDTGGSILHVVSDKKKEFFPKLSNCSWLIIVLRSLGQESADVIEGGSSCENSSMIFINKLEELPSTVCHINRKATGNSVVTVGYVMKPSREEDFAKRGAFPLYPTQNGLIFMPLTFELPLSPQLQEVDIVLHKATDGIKSIELKSRTNFSNRIVYTSGMQDLQRYLEDHPDCCVIDSFNNIYPVLDRLEIQEILLCLEDLKTEGRSTIRGPRFLKVDSFKEPDLLQRLSEAKLSLPSIVKPQVACGVANAHNMAIIFRNEDFKDLSVPLPAVVQEYVDHSSTLYKFYVLGEKVFYAVKKSTPNADILMKLSESNGLKPLVFDSLKSLPTAKEDQHYGDGNCSKATNSCVDLDLVTDAANWLRGVLDLTIFGFDVVIQEGTCDHVIVDVNYLPSFKEVPDDIAIPAFWEAIKKKFELKRSK; this is encoded by the exons ATGGGCGTTGTAGGAGGAGTGATATTGGACAAGTCAGTAGTGTTAGCATCTAACTCTTCTCAACATGAAAACCCATCCTTGCAACCCGGTGCTGACTCTCTCCTCCGCATGCTCCGCCATTCCAAAATCCCTACg GGGATTTCCTATGACGTGGGGCTCTCAGATGATAAG GTGAGTCTTCTGAAAAGGCTGGCAACCCTTTACTCGTTTGATTGTTTTATCTTGAATGCATCTTCTATAGATGATGCTAAAAATGAGATTATGCTAGCTTGGGGGGACACTGGAGGCAGTATTTTGCACGTAGTTTCTGACAAGAAGAAGGAATTCTTTCCGAAACTAAGCAATTGCAGTTGGCTGATCATTGTTCTTA GATCTCTTGGGCAAGAATCAGCAGATG TTATTGAAGGCGGCAGTTCATGTGAGAACTCAAGcatgatttttatcaacaagCTAGAAGAGTTGCCTTCAACTGTATGCCACATAAATAGAAAG GCAACTGGTAACAGTGTCGTGACTGTTGGATATGTTATGAAACCTTCACGTGAAGAAGATTTTGCTAAG AGGGGTGCATTTCCTTTGTATCCTACTCAAAATGGGTTGATATTCATGCCCCTCACCTTTGAGCTTCCTTTATCACCTCAATTACAAGAGGTTGACATAGTTCTCCATAAAGCAACTGATGGAATTAAATCCATTGAATTGAAGAGCCGTACAAACTTCTCTAACAGAATAGTTTACACCAGTGGCATGCAGGACTTACAAAG ATATTTGGAGGATCACCCAGATTGTTGTGTGATTGATTCATTTAACAACATCTACCCTGTGTTAGATCGGCTGGAAATTCAAGAAATTCTACTTTGCTTGGAGGATCTCAAAACTGAAGGCCGCTCTACAATCAGGGGCCCCCGTTTCTTGAAG GTTGATAGTTTCAAAGAACCTGATTTGCTGCAAAGGCTGTCTGAAGCTAAATTATCTCTTCCAAGTATAGTGAAGCCTCAAGTTGCATGTGGTGTAGCTAATGCTCACAATATG GCAATCATATTCAGAAATGAAGATTTTAAGGACTTGAGTGTTCCTCTTCCAGCTGTTGTGCAG GAATATGTGGATCATTCATCTACTTTGTACAAATTTTATGTCTTGGGTGAAAAAGTTTTCTATGCAGTTAAAAAGTCTACACCAAATGCTGATATCTTGATGAAATTATCTGAAAGTAATGGACTCAAACCTCTAGTCTTTGACAG CTTAAAATCTCTTCCCACTGCCAAAGAAGACCAGCATTATGGTGATGGTAATTGTTCCAAGGCCACTAATAGTTGTGTTGATCTTGATCTGGTTACAGACGCAGCAAATTGGCTTAGGGGAGTGCTTGATCTTACCATCTTTGGCTTTGATGTTGTT ATTCAGGAAGGCACTTGTGATCATGTCATTGTGGATGTAAATTATCTCCCATCTTTTAAGGAAGTTCCTGATGATATTGCAATACCTGCCTTTTGGGAGGCTATTAAGAagaaatttgaattgaaaaggTCAAAATAA
- the LOC115965231 gene encoding uncharacterized protein LOC115965231 — MNRTFSSKIPKKPSPAPPKVDGSTDKTKKKKKKKQSPTRNPLQDFNAISTISSSSHGSESSSVSIEAPRGCLRFFLSHHSSSYSTSNSTSNSKSPFDRYKTVSKTPRSAPNVMVSKLSKSKPSRESKLSKSNIEENPDRPISQKAQKIKKNPPCLYQWQSGEKPSSKTGQRLKLSSVLNNSDDSVNKLASGSEVEGLVRVVSHLGEATELKPWGAADATCTPLSKIASGSGFDSEVGKVVEENSNRSNSKTPPVLPSVSPEIQCGSSVVSTTITPSCYAAGPMVSGVTDKRKCRPRGILAIGENDDFGKVKPFDSFDDDNDEENVVGVGDESLVIPEPAEASVHWLLSPCNEEDEDQRENSENMSCGAERPAGSTILAKWGSKTVFTEN; from the coding sequence tcCCACTCGAAACCCTTTACAAGATTTCAATGCCATTTCCACCATCTCCAGCAGTAGCCATGGCAGTGAGTCTTCTTCTGTGTCCATTGAAGCTCCCAGAGGCTGCCTcaggttctttctctctcaccattcttcttcttattctacTTCTAATTCTACTTCAAATTCGAAAAGCCCTTTTGATAGATACAAAACTGTGTCCAAAACACCCAGATCAGCCCCTAATGTGATGGTTTCAAAGCTATCCAAATCTAAGCCCTCAAGGGAGAGCAAACTGTCAAAATCAAACATTGAAGAAAACCCAGATAGACCCATATCACAGAAAGCacagaaaattaagaaaaacccACCTTGCTTGTACCAATGGCAATCTGGGGAGAAACCCAGTTCCAAAACCGGGCAAAGATTGAAACTTTCTTCTGTTCTAAACAATAGTGATGATTCTGTGAATAAGTTGGCATCTGGGTCTGAAGTAGAAGGACTTGTGAGGGTGGTTAGTCATTTAGGTGAGGCCACTGAGCTCAAACCATGGGGTGCTGCTGATGCAACTTGTACTCCTTTGAGTAAGATAGCAAGTGGGTCAGGTTTCGATAGTGAAGTTGGTAAGGTTGTGGAGGAGAACTCAAACAGGAGCAATAGTAAGACACCTCCGGTTCTGCCCTCGGTGTCGCCTGAGATACAATGTGGATCATCTGTGGTGTCTACAACGATAACGCCTTCTTGTTATGCTGCTGGCCCCATGGTTTCTGGGGTCACTGACAAGAGGAAATGTAGGCCTAGAGGGATTCTAGCTATTGGAGAAAATGATGACTTTGGTAAAGTTAAGCCTTTTGATAGttttgatgatgataatgatgaagaaaatgttgTAGGGGTTGGTGATGAGTCACTCGTGATCCCTGAACCTGCTGAGGCTTCAGTGCATTGGCTTTTATCTCCATGTAATGAGGAGGATGAGGATCAGAGGGAGAATTCTGAAAATATGTCATGCGGAGCTGAGAGGCCGGCAGGGTCTACCATACTAGCTAAGTGGGGTTCCAAAACAGTATTTACAGAAAACTAA
- the LOC115963534 gene encoding la-related protein 6B-like, with translation MAQEDSSPDPSPSPPNLSDPSKPDPPPPSSSSSLSRNVSFSRLNAQAPEFVPTQQQAPRLAAASASSAVVPPPPPPPPPMHSFPPPPPPPPFHVAAAIQGHVAVPPHVIPVQHPHHVPVQYHPHHPHHPHPHPHHHHQQYYGGGGGGGGGGFREQEVGAQVQNQAPVESDHVVAAASSSSAKNKISEEATQKILNQILCSC, from the exons atgGCCCAAGAAGATTCCTCTCCAGATCCATCTCCTTCTCCCCCAAACCTCTCGGATCCTTCCAAACCCGATCCACCTCCTCCATCTTCATCGTCTTCGTTATCGCGAAACGTTTCGTTTAGCAGGCTCAACGCGCAGGCTCCCGAGTTCGTTCCGACTCAGCAGCAAGCACCGCGACTCGCTGCTGCTTCTGCTTCTTCTGCTGTTGTTCCTCCTCCTCCGCCTCCGCCGCCGCCTATGCACTCGTTTCCTCCTCCTCCGCCGCCGCCTCCGTTCCACGTTGCGGCGGCGATCCAGGGTCACGTGGCGGTTCCTCCTCACGTGATCCCCGTTCAACATCCTCATCATGTTCCGGTTCAGTACCATCCTCATCACCCGCATCATCCGCATCcgcatcctcatcatcatcatcagcagTACTACGGCGGCGgaggcggtggtggtggtggagggtTTAGAGAGCAAGAGGTTGGGGCGCAAGTGCAAAATCAAGCTCCGGTGGAGTCTGATCATGTTGTTGCTGCCGCTTCTTCTTCCTCGGCGAAAAACAAGATCTCCGAGGAGGCTACtcagaaaattttgaatcaG ATACTATGTAGTTGTTAA
- the LOC115963532 gene encoding inositol 1,3,4-trisphosphate 5/6-kinase 4-like isoform X4 gives MGVVGGVILDKSVVLASNSSQHENPSLQPGADSLLRMLRHSKIPTGISYDVGLSDDKDLLGKNQQMATGNSVVTVGYVMKPSREEDFAKRGAFPLYPTQNGLIFMPLTFELPLSPQLQEVDIVLHKATDGIKSIELKSRTNFSNRIVYTSGMQDLQRYLEDHPDCCVIDSFNNIYPVLDRLEIQEILLCLEDLKTEGRSTIRGPRFLKVDSFKEPDLLQRLSEAKLSLPSIVKPQVACGVANAHNMAIIFRNEDFKDLSVPLPAVVQEYVDHSSTLYKFYVLGEKVFYAVKKSTPNADILMKLSESNGLKPLVFDSLKSLPTAKEDQHYGDGNCSKATNSCVDLDLVTDAANWLRGVLDLTIFGFDVVIQEGTCDHVIVDVNYLPSFKEVPDDIAIPAFWEAIKKKFELKRSK, from the exons ATGGGCGTTGTAGGAGGAGTGATATTGGACAAGTCAGTAGTGTTAGCATCTAACTCTTCTCAACATGAAAACCCATCCTTGCAACCCGGTGCTGACTCTCTCCTCCGCATGCTCCGCCATTCCAAAATCCCTACg GGGATTTCCTATGACGTGGGGCTCTCAGATGATAAG GATCTCTTGGGCAAGAATCAGCAGATG GCAACTGGTAACAGTGTCGTGACTGTTGGATATGTTATGAAACCTTCACGTGAAGAAGATTTTGCTAAG AGGGGTGCATTTCCTTTGTATCCTACTCAAAATGGGTTGATATTCATGCCCCTCACCTTTGAGCTTCCTTTATCACCTCAATTACAAGAGGTTGACATAGTTCTCCATAAAGCAACTGATGGAATTAAATCCATTGAATTGAAGAGCCGTACAAACTTCTCTAACAGAATAGTTTACACCAGTGGCATGCAGGACTTACAAAG ATATTTGGAGGATCACCCAGATTGTTGTGTGATTGATTCATTTAACAACATCTACCCTGTGTTAGATCGGCTGGAAATTCAAGAAATTCTACTTTGCTTGGAGGATCTCAAAACTGAAGGCCGCTCTACAATCAGGGGCCCCCGTTTCTTGAAG GTTGATAGTTTCAAAGAACCTGATTTGCTGCAAAGGCTGTCTGAAGCTAAATTATCTCTTCCAAGTATAGTGAAGCCTCAAGTTGCATGTGGTGTAGCTAATGCTCACAATATG GCAATCATATTCAGAAATGAAGATTTTAAGGACTTGAGTGTTCCTCTTCCAGCTGTTGTGCAG GAATATGTGGATCATTCATCTACTTTGTACAAATTTTATGTCTTGGGTGAAAAAGTTTTCTATGCAGTTAAAAAGTCTACACCAAATGCTGATATCTTGATGAAATTATCTGAAAGTAATGGACTCAAACCTCTAGTCTTTGACAG CTTAAAATCTCTTCCCACTGCCAAAGAAGACCAGCATTATGGTGATGGTAATTGTTCCAAGGCCACTAATAGTTGTGTTGATCTTGATCTGGTTACAGACGCAGCAAATTGGCTTAGGGGAGTGCTTGATCTTACCATCTTTGGCTTTGATGTTGTT ATTCAGGAAGGCACTTGTGATCATGTCATTGTGGATGTAAATTATCTCCCATCTTTTAAGGAAGTTCCTGATGATATTGCAATACCTGCCTTTTGGGAGGCTATTAAGAagaaatttgaattgaaaaggTCAAAATAA
- the LOC115963532 gene encoding inositol 1,3,4-trisphosphate 5/6-kinase 4-like isoform X3, which translates to MGVVGGVILDKSVVLASNSSQHENPSLQPGADSLLRMLRHSKIPTGISYDVGLSDDKVSLLKRLATLYSFDCFILNASSIDDAKNEIMLAWGDTGGSILHVVSDKKKEFFPKLSNCSWLIIVLRSLGQESADVIEGGSSCENSSMIFINKLEELPSTVCHINRKVSKATGNSVVTVGYVMKPSREEDFAKRGAFPLYPTQNGLIFMPLTFELPLSPQLQEVDIVLHKATDGIKSIELKSRTNFSNRIVYTSGMQDLQRYLEDHPDCCVIDSFNNIYPVLDRLEIQEILLCLEDLKTEGRSTIRGPRFLKVDSFKEPDLLQRLSEAKLSLPSIVKPQVACGVANAHNMAIIFRNEDFKDLSVPLPAVVQEYVDHSSTLYKFYVLGEKVFYAVKKSTPNADILMKLSESNGLKPLVFDRRSKLA; encoded by the exons ATGGGCGTTGTAGGAGGAGTGATATTGGACAAGTCAGTAGTGTTAGCATCTAACTCTTCTCAACATGAAAACCCATCCTTGCAACCCGGTGCTGACTCTCTCCTCCGCATGCTCCGCCATTCCAAAATCCCTACg GGGATTTCCTATGACGTGGGGCTCTCAGATGATAAG GTGAGTCTTCTGAAAAGGCTGGCAACCCTTTACTCGTTTGATTGTTTTATCTTGAATGCATCTTCTATAGATGATGCTAAAAATGAGATTATGCTAGCTTGGGGGGACACTGGAGGCAGTATTTTGCACGTAGTTTCTGACAAGAAGAAGGAATTCTTTCCGAAACTAAGCAATTGCAGTTGGCTGATCATTGTTCTTA GATCTCTTGGGCAAGAATCAGCAGATG TTATTGAAGGCGGCAGTTCATGTGAGAACTCAAGcatgatttttatcaacaagCTAGAAGAGTTGCCTTCAACTGTATGCCACATAAATAGAAAGGTTTCAAAA GCAACTGGTAACAGTGTCGTGACTGTTGGATATGTTATGAAACCTTCACGTGAAGAAGATTTTGCTAAG AGGGGTGCATTTCCTTTGTATCCTACTCAAAATGGGTTGATATTCATGCCCCTCACCTTTGAGCTTCCTTTATCACCTCAATTACAAGAGGTTGACATAGTTCTCCATAAAGCAACTGATGGAATTAAATCCATTGAATTGAAGAGCCGTACAAACTTCTCTAACAGAATAGTTTACACCAGTGGCATGCAGGACTTACAAAG ATATTTGGAGGATCACCCAGATTGTTGTGTGATTGATTCATTTAACAACATCTACCCTGTGTTAGATCGGCTGGAAATTCAAGAAATTCTACTTTGCTTGGAGGATCTCAAAACTGAAGGCCGCTCTACAATCAGGGGCCCCCGTTTCTTGAAG GTTGATAGTTTCAAAGAACCTGATTTGCTGCAAAGGCTGTCTGAAGCTAAATTATCTCTTCCAAGTATAGTGAAGCCTCAAGTTGCATGTGGTGTAGCTAATGCTCACAATATG GCAATCATATTCAGAAATGAAGATTTTAAGGACTTGAGTGTTCCTCTTCCAGCTGTTGTGCAG GAATATGTGGATCATTCATCTACTTTGTACAAATTTTATGTCTTGGGTGAAAAAGTTTTCTATGCAGTTAAAAAGTCTACACCAAATGCTGATATCTTGATGAAATTATCTGAAAGTAATGGACTCAAACCTCTAGTCTTTGACAG ACGCAGCAAATTGGCTTAG
- the LOC115963532 gene encoding inositol 1,3,4-trisphosphate 5/6-kinase 4-like isoform X1, with protein MGVVGGVILDKSVVLASNSSQHENPSLQPGADSLLRMLRHSKIPTGISYDVGLSDDKVSLLKRLATLYSFDCFILNASSIDDAKNEIMLAWGDTGGSILHVVSDKKKEFFPKLSNCSWLIIVLRSLGQESADVIEGGSSCENSSMIFINKLEELPSTVCHINRKVSKATGNSVVTVGYVMKPSREEDFAKRGAFPLYPTQNGLIFMPLTFELPLSPQLQEVDIVLHKATDGIKSIELKSRTNFSNRIVYTSGMQDLQRYLEDHPDCCVIDSFNNIYPVLDRLEIQEILLCLEDLKTEGRSTIRGPRFLKVDSFKEPDLLQRLSEAKLSLPSIVKPQVACGVANAHNMAIIFRNEDFKDLSVPLPAVVQEYVDHSSTLYKFYVLGEKVFYAVKKSTPNADILMKLSESNGLKPLVFDSLKSLPTAKEDQHYGDGNCSKATNSCVDLDLVTDAANWLRGVLDLTIFGFDVVIQEGTCDHVIVDVNYLPSFKEVPDDIAIPAFWEAIKKKFELKRSK; from the exons ATGGGCGTTGTAGGAGGAGTGATATTGGACAAGTCAGTAGTGTTAGCATCTAACTCTTCTCAACATGAAAACCCATCCTTGCAACCCGGTGCTGACTCTCTCCTCCGCATGCTCCGCCATTCCAAAATCCCTACg GGGATTTCCTATGACGTGGGGCTCTCAGATGATAAG GTGAGTCTTCTGAAAAGGCTGGCAACCCTTTACTCGTTTGATTGTTTTATCTTGAATGCATCTTCTATAGATGATGCTAAAAATGAGATTATGCTAGCTTGGGGGGACACTGGAGGCAGTATTTTGCACGTAGTTTCTGACAAGAAGAAGGAATTCTTTCCGAAACTAAGCAATTGCAGTTGGCTGATCATTGTTCTTA GATCTCTTGGGCAAGAATCAGCAGATG TTATTGAAGGCGGCAGTTCATGTGAGAACTCAAGcatgatttttatcaacaagCTAGAAGAGTTGCCTTCAACTGTATGCCACATAAATAGAAAGGTTTCAAAA GCAACTGGTAACAGTGTCGTGACTGTTGGATATGTTATGAAACCTTCACGTGAAGAAGATTTTGCTAAG AGGGGTGCATTTCCTTTGTATCCTACTCAAAATGGGTTGATATTCATGCCCCTCACCTTTGAGCTTCCTTTATCACCTCAATTACAAGAGGTTGACATAGTTCTCCATAAAGCAACTGATGGAATTAAATCCATTGAATTGAAGAGCCGTACAAACTTCTCTAACAGAATAGTTTACACCAGTGGCATGCAGGACTTACAAAG ATATTTGGAGGATCACCCAGATTGTTGTGTGATTGATTCATTTAACAACATCTACCCTGTGTTAGATCGGCTGGAAATTCAAGAAATTCTACTTTGCTTGGAGGATCTCAAAACTGAAGGCCGCTCTACAATCAGGGGCCCCCGTTTCTTGAAG GTTGATAGTTTCAAAGAACCTGATTTGCTGCAAAGGCTGTCTGAAGCTAAATTATCTCTTCCAAGTATAGTGAAGCCTCAAGTTGCATGTGGTGTAGCTAATGCTCACAATATG GCAATCATATTCAGAAATGAAGATTTTAAGGACTTGAGTGTTCCTCTTCCAGCTGTTGTGCAG GAATATGTGGATCATTCATCTACTTTGTACAAATTTTATGTCTTGGGTGAAAAAGTTTTCTATGCAGTTAAAAAGTCTACACCAAATGCTGATATCTTGATGAAATTATCTGAAAGTAATGGACTCAAACCTCTAGTCTTTGACAG CTTAAAATCTCTTCCCACTGCCAAAGAAGACCAGCATTATGGTGATGGTAATTGTTCCAAGGCCACTAATAGTTGTGTTGATCTTGATCTGGTTACAGACGCAGCAAATTGGCTTAGGGGAGTGCTTGATCTTACCATCTTTGGCTTTGATGTTGTT ATTCAGGAAGGCACTTGTGATCATGTCATTGTGGATGTAAATTATCTCCCATCTTTTAAGGAAGTTCCTGATGATATTGCAATACCTGCCTTTTGGGAGGCTATTAAGAagaaatttgaattgaaaaggTCAAAATAA